One genomic segment of Ictidomys tridecemlineatus isolate mIctTri1 chromosome Y, mIctTri1.hap1, whole genome shotgun sequence includes these proteins:
- the LOC144372149 gene encoding lipocalin Cav p 2.0101-like encodes MKNNGSIAATNDQYYIKRHQTRSLQSLIYPDLLKDRKTDLIKMKTFLLALGFALICASSAFDPAKITGEWRTILKGADDVEKISEYADMRIRLRHLECIDDCEKLAITFYVKPNGECQKVSGVATKGPHNVYEAEYAGQNFFRIEYFFNDIIIFYTIHVDGNGKVTHMTNVSGKYK; translated from the exons ATGAAAAACAATGGATCCATTGCTGCTACCAACGATCAATACTATATAAAGAGGCATCAAACTCGTTCTCTTCAATCACTCATCTACCCTGATCTCCTGAAGGACAGGAAGACAGATCTCATCAAGATGAAGACCTTTCTGCTGGCTCTCGGATTCGCTCTGATCTGTGCTTCATCCGCGTTTGACCCAGCAAAG ATCACTGGGGAATGGCGCACCATTCTCAAGGGAGCTGATGACGTAGAGAAGATTAGTGAATATGCAGATATGAGAATCCGTTTACGTCACCTTGAATGTATTGATGATTGTGAGAAGTTAGCCATCACCTTCTACGTTAA GCCCAACGGGGAGTGTCAAAAGGTCTCAGGGGTCGCCACAAAAGGACCTCATAATGTTTATGAAGCCGAGT ATGCAGGACAAAATTTCTTCCGAATCGAGTACTTCTTCAATGAtatcataatattttatactATACATGTGGATGGAAATGGCAAGGTTACTCATATGACTAATGTTAGTGGTAAGTATAAGTGA